DNA sequence from the Hippopotamus amphibius kiboko isolate mHipAmp2 chromosome 1, mHipAmp2.hap2, whole genome shotgun sequence genome:
GTTTGCAAGATATCTAATTTCACTTTGTGACAGATTAGCATTGTAGCATTGTATTCATAATTATGAATGACTTCTAGCAGAGCAGGGATAATTGCTAATGTTGAGCAGAAAGGTAATTGAGGAGAAACTATTTAAatgacaatttttgtttttctaggcaATGTGGTAACTTGGGCACCTGGTCAATCAGATCATTAATAATCAGATAAtggatctctctttctctttctctctcccactctgtctccctcttcctcatCTCTTCCCTCTCTTATAAAAATCCAAATATCCCATTGCTTTTAGTCCCAGAAAGGGAGTTTTGGATCCTTGCAGCCTGTGAGGGGACAGGAAGTCTGGCCCCAGCACCACCCTTCTTCTATTCAGAACACCCTAGGATTTTGTATGGTTTTGGAGCAGATGGACAAGGTAGGCTTGAATTAACCTTAGAGATGAAATAGTCATATATTCATGGCGAGGCACAGTGAGAATGGGCTTTGGGAAAGCTGACTTTTAAGGGACTGGATTTTGGGTGGCAAATATGTGTCAGGTTATAGCACCCCTCCTTGTGTGCAAGTTCAGTCTTGAATTAATCACTGTCCAGTGATTAATCACCTATCCAACTGCCATTCTTTGCTCACAGtcttcctcccacctccagtTGTCAAAAACCACCGAAATCCTAAAGGGGAAGCCAGAGAGAAAGCCCTGAATGCTCTCAACACAGAGTGCAGAGGCCTTTCCTAAGGCAGTGTGAAGGAATACTGGACTTCTTAGCTGATGGGGGTgacagagaggagggaaggagtagGGCTGCAGTTGCTCCAGGAAGCATCTGGAGGAAGtcacaggccacagagcagggaGAAGAGCGACCAAAACTGGATTAGGAATCAGGAAACCTAAGCTTGCCATGAGCTAATAATGTGTCCTGGGCAGACCTTGTGTCTAGCATAGACATACGTGTTTGTGTGGGCAGCCAAGTAGTTAGCAAGTTATTTATTTAGTCCACTAGCTTACAGCCCTGAGCTGCAGCTATATGCTGAGTTGGCTGCTGGAGAGGAGATTAAGATGGAGAATGAGGGAGTTTGCCGGAGGGAGCCCCTAGTTTTTTTGCTCAGGATTCAGGTAAGGGAAAAAAGGTGCTTGCAACTTGGAGACAGACTTTCTGGTCTTCAGTGACAATTACAGTTGTCAGACTGCTGACAGTGGAACCTCAGATGCCCTTTCCAGCAGCATGTTTAGAACCTGACCTACAGAGTATTAGCTATAGAACAGAGTGGGTCTTTTCTTAGGGGAGTTTGCACTGATAAGGACCCAAATAACAGATCGTGAACTGGAATATCAGGGATTACCACCCAAATCAAAAATAaggttttctttctaaaatttaagtTGTTTAAAATTCTATTATATTTGCTTAtggtaaaaaaataattaaaccaGTACTGaaggttatagttgaaaaataaagATCTTATTGCAACCTCCTTTTCCCTAAGACTCTTCAGAAGTAACtacttaaagatttttaaatagccATCAAGAAATATTCTACACATATGAAAGGTTATATATGATACATATTctctatattaaatatatgttagatatatataatttacacattttTTAGTTACTTAAATGGGATTATGATAGAAACTGTTACTTAATATACTCTTAtgttacttttttcacttaaaaatatcacTATGAAATGCTGGTCCAGCATTGTATCCCACTATAGGAGCCCTTCTGATGTATTGGGTACTGTGGTGGATGGTGGGGAATTTAATGGTTAGGaaaacagttttcaaaagaaCTATCCAAAAATGGATCAGTCTACCCTATGTGGAAGAGAGTGTGTCATCATTACAAGTATTCAAGTAGAGGCTGGTTACTCAGGACTCTTACAGAAAAATGCCCTGAATTGAGctttttataatagctttattgagatataatcataTACCataaagttatcttttaaatatacagttcagtgatctttagcatattcacagagttTTGTAACCATTAACACTATctaatattagaatattttcatggctcccaaaagaaaccctatacCCATTAGTAGTCTTTTCCCATTAACCCACCCCTACCTAGTagcctggcaaccactagtctactttctgtctctatggatttgccaattctgaacatttcatataaatggaatcatacaggatacagccttttgtgactggcttctttcacttctttcataTGTGTTGtcacatgtatcagtacttcattcctttttattgctgagtattagTCTGCTATATGGATGTATCACATTTACTTATCTAGTCATAAGTTGAAAGACATTCGAATTATTGCAACTTTGTGACtattgtgattaatgctgctGTGTACATACCtgaacaagtttttgtgtgaatttatttttccagttctcTTGTGTATATACAAGAGAAttcagggtcatatggtaactctgtagCTAAACTTTTGGGGAACTGCCAAAgtaactgtaccattttacattccttttagcaatgtatgagggttccaatgtttccacattcttgccaatacttgttattgtctgtcttttttatgtACCCATCCTATTAGGTATGAAGTGattatctcattgtgggtttgatttacttttccctaatgactaagaTGTTGAACTTCGTTTCATGTGCTTACcggtcatttgtgtatctttggagaaatctctctTTAAATTCTTTGCCCAGTTTTTTGTGTTGTTTGGCTTTtaattgagttgtaagagttctttatgtattctggtaAAAATCTCTTATCAATAAATatatgagttgcaaatattttctcccagatcatctgttttcttttcacttcctagatggcatctttttgaagttatctatttttttaattgttgcctaatccaaggtcacaaaaatttccctttttgccattttgagttaatttttgattATGGTGTGAGACAGGGgttcagtttgattcttttgtgtgaatatccagttgtccTAGTGGCACttgttgaaaaaattattttcctccatTGAATGTTTTTGGCACCATTGtttaaaatcagttgaccataaatgtaagggtttaGTTCTGGGTGCTAAATTCTATTCAGTAGATCTATATGTCTAGCCTGTGCCAGACTACACTATTGTGTTTATCATAGCTTCATGGTAAGTTTTAAATTGGAAAGTGTGTGTCTCTCAAACTTGTTAttcttcttcaagattgttttgggcATCTTGGGTCCCTTGTCTTTCCATATGAAATTTAACATCAGCTTTTCAACTTCTGCAGAGAAGCCAgctaggattttgatagggataatgttgaatctgtagatcaatttgggtaatattgccatcttaacagcATCATGCCTTCCAGTTCGTGAacctggaatatcttttcatttacttaggTATGCTTTAACACCTTTCAACAGTGTGTTGTAGTTTTAGAATATTAATTTTGCACTCCTTTTGTTAAATATTCTGAAGtagtttttgatgctattgtaaatggaattgtcttCTGAATTTCACTTTTTGATTGTTCATTGACAGTgtttagaaatacagttgatttttgtatgtattctttttatttctatagttaTTTCTGTTAGTAGTAATGTCCCCACTTTAGTTCCTagttttttatcttgtttttcttgATCAAaagatttgtcttttaaaaaatcttttaaaaaccaacttttgatttttttggttttctctattgtttttctattctctacatcctttttttctgatttaatatttattatttttcttaattgtgcTTGCTTTGGTTTtactttgctctttatttttcaaGTGGGATGAAAGGTGGGatgttaggttattgatttgagatcttcctTATTCTTCAATGTAAATATTTACAACTATAAGTTTCTCTCTGATCACTGCTTTCACTCCATTTAATccaattttggtatgttgtgtttttgttttcattcatctcaaagtattttctaatagcccttgtgatttcttctttgatcccttggttatttagGAGTATGTTGTTTAAATTTCacgtatttgtgaatttcccaaatttctttctgttatcAATTTTTAATATCATTCAGTTGTGTTGGGAggacatactttgtatgatttccttttaaatttattgagaaggCCTAAAGTTATTGAGAAAGGCCTACCAAATGGTCTGTTCTGtaggatgttccatgtgcacttgagaggaatgtgtatCTCCATTCATTGTAGTGTTTTTAGAGATGTTTGTTAGGTCTAATTGGTTTATAGCTAAAGTCTTCTATTGCATTTTGTTCTTGtgtctagttgttctatccattattgacaATGGGGTATTTAAATCTCCAATTATTGTGgttgaattgtctatttttccCCTAAAGTGTGTCagctttttcttcatgtattttgaggcTCTATTTTTAGGTGTATTATGTTTCTAACTGTTATATCTTCCTAACGGAATGACTCTTTCATCATTATAAACTTTTCTTCATTGTCATTAGTGgcagttttgttatttttatctgctattaatatagccactcaaGGTCTTTTTGTATGGTGTATCCCAAAGTTTTCCatacttttacttttaatctatttgtGCCTTTGAATCTAAAGTGTATCTCTTATAAAGACAGCATACAGTTGAGTcatattttttgctgttgttttgttttttcttttcaaaaatccattctgccaatctctgtcttttgagtGGAGTGGtcaatccatttacacttaatgtaattactgataaggtGGGATTCATGTCTGCcgttttgctatttgttttctatatatcttatatctttcttttttttttctttctgaaaacaagttttatttaaataagggTTTAAATACATTACATAACATTaaaactgaaggggaaaaaaaaaaaaccaaaaaccagttTGTTACTTCACATGGCATTGGGCAGCTGTTGCTAGTAAGTTGCAAGCTCTACAGCTACATGATGGATACATTGGTTTGAAATTTGTTCCCTTGTCAAAAGTTTACCTGATGGAAGGTTGGCCTCACATTCTAGTTTGGACATCAATCAGCTAGGATATGTCTGGTCAAAAAGACCTTGGTGGCAAGCCAGATGTCCCATCACCTCACTAGAGGGAAGGTGAGGCTCTAAGCTCTGCCCACCTGGTCACATTGGAGACATCAGGGGATCTTTCCCTGATGATCAGACTCCCTGTAGCAGTACAGCTGCCGTTGCTGCCTTACCCCATCCTCCACTCTCAGCTTCACCGAGGGCTGTTCAGGTGGTGACATTCTCTTAGAGCAGGGAACACTGTAGAGGGATTGCTGAGGAGCTTCTAGCCAGACATAGCCTGTCTGTGATCTTGGGGCTCTGGACTTGGCTGACACATCACTGTTACTGCTTTGTTTCAGGCTGGACACTGCCAGGTGCCTACTGCTTGACCTCTGTTTAAATGAGGGACTTCAAGACTAGACAGCATGGCTCTTTTCAGTTTATTGCATGAAGGAGTTACACTAGTCCAAGTTAAAAGCAGACCCCAAATGGTTACATGATACAAGCTGTGAGGTTTTTAAACTTGTGACAAGGGACAGAAGGGAAATTCTACTCATTGTAAGGAAATCCTCACGTAAGCTTCAGTGAGCCAAAAGCACTTAAAAACCATGAACCTTCAGCTGGTCGTCCTTAGCCAGTCCAATCTCCACGAGGAACTGGCATATGTTCTTGCGCTGGTCACCCTGTAGCTGAATTACTTCTGCATATTCTGGATGCTCAATTACAGTACCATTGCAGGCAAATTTCTTCTTAAACGCCTTCACTAGTTTCTTTCTATCGTAATCATCAGCGATCCCTTGGACAGTAGTAAGGGTCTTCCTACCGTTTCTCTGTTGAATTCTTATATGGATATAATCCTCAGTGCCAGCAGGAAGCAGATCATCACCCTTACTTGCATCAGCAAAGGGGTCGAAAGAGTGGAGGTTCTGGATAGCAGACATACGATACGATTCCTTTTCCTTGGTGGAAACGGCCTGCGGAAGGCGGCGGCTGGAGAAGGCGGGCGGCTGGAGAAGGCGGGCGGGGGGGACGGAGCGTCGGGAAGCGAGGGGGCTCGAGGGGGAGGCTGCTGAGTCCTTGACGGCGGCTCAGTGACTGGGGCCTATATCTTATATCTTTCGaaaatttctcctttccttccttcttttgtgttaaatagatattttctgttGTACCATTTtaactttcttgtcatttcttttattatgtttCTTTCAGCTATTTTCTTCGTGGTTACCCTGGGGATTATaattaacatcttaatttatAACGATCTCAGGGGTTTCCTCGGCATGCACACAGTTTTGTGCTTGTGTGGTCTTCTAGATTCCTGGGACTACTACTGGAGACTTTTTCAGAGCCTCCAATGGAC
Encoded proteins:
- the LOC130851381 gene encoding eukaryotic translation initiation factor 1-like: MSAIQNLHSFDPFADASKGDDLLPAGTEDYIHIRIQQRNGRKTLTTVQGIADDYDRKKLVKAFKKKFACNGTVIEHPEYAEVIQLQGDQRKNICQFLVEIGLAKDDQLKVHGF